The Candidatus Neomarinimicrobiota bacterium DNA window AAGTATCATTATTAACAGCACCATAGGTAGATAACCAAAGCTAATGTTAGAAAGTAATTATTCCGGCGCAATGAAGTTTTCACACAGCCTCTATACCCTTATATCCCTAACATCCTCGTCTACAGGTACGCATTTAGGGGAAGAGCCATAAAATTACTTCTTGAATTCAGTTCGAATATAGAAGGTAGTATCCACAGGAGATATTTTCCATAATCTATGAATCACTGGATATTAATCTGTTTTTACAAAAAAAGTCCATACAATCAGAATTGAAGCGCATATAAGTGCACACCGTTCACTAAATAATAATTCTAAACACAGACCGGTAGGTCGGTATAATACTAATATATTTCTTATTTAATAATAAAGTAGTAGTAGTTAGGTCGTTCAAAAATGTTGATAAGTATTGCATATTATTGTATAACCATATGAAAAATATCCTTTTATAGTATCAATGCATTCTAAAATAACTGTTGATATTATATTAAATATTGTGAGTATATGTTTATTGATGGTTTGAATGGAGGGTGGTTTTACACATTATTTATAGAAAGCCAACAAAAGGTTTCCTGTTGATAACTATTATGTGGATAGTGAGTATAAGTTGAGAACGTATATATAAGGTGCATAAAAACAACTGCTTTAGCAAAATATTAAAGTGAAGAGGAATGTTTATAAGTCAAAAAAGTGGGAAAGAAACCACAAAAAAGGCAGACAACATCAAAAACAATCTATTTGAGTTGAATATACATTCGCTCGCGTTGATCAGTGATCCAGTTCTCATATCGCTGGCGCTTTTTAAACTCCAAGTTCATGTTTTCCAATTCAGTCCAGTGATCATTTAGGTTTATCTTGCCTCCTGGAATGCGGTGATGAACAACGATCAGGTGGTACTGATCCCCACTAAAGACAGGCATAGATAACTTTTCAAGTGGGATATTCAATAAGAGATCATGAATATCCTCGGGCAAAAGGGAAATATCAGTTAGACCCATACGACCCTTACGAGAGCGAACATAGTCATCGGTTGACAAAATAGCTACTTGCTCAGAAAGACTCGTCTTTTCAGCTTTGATGTCAGCTCGAAGCGCTTCAAGTTTTTGAGCTGTAGTGGCCCGGTCATCATCGTTAGCCACAGGCATCAGTAAAATATGAGAAACCTTCAGTTGGTCACCGGACTTTTCATCAAGACGCAAGAGATGCACACCGAATTGTGTTTCTACGAGACCGCTTATTTCACCAGGGGCTAGTGCAAAAGCAGCATCTTCAAAAGGTTTTACAAAGACACCCCTACCTACAAAACCTAGACTGCCTCCATTAACTGCAGATCCTGGATCCATAGAATGCTCTAATGCAGCATCCTCAAAAGTGGTCACACCAGCAACTATATCCTGCTTGATAGCTAGCAGCTGATCACCCAATAACCTTAATTTGTCTTCCCCTAAATCGATGGGGACAGAGAGAATAGAAAAATCGACCTGTGGATTTTTATCAGGAAAACTATCCTGCCAGGTAGAATAGAATTCTTCAACCTCTCGACGACTTACCTTAATATCACTAAACAGCTCCATTTTGACCTGTTCAACCAAAAGATTATTGCGAATTTGATCCTCGTAATAAGCTTTGATCTTGTAGAGATCGACTCCAAAAGCCTCTGCTGCTTTTCGCAGACTACCGTACTGCATCTCGATACTGTTCAAGGATTGCTCAAGTTGCATTTCAACCGTTCTGTTT harbors:
- a CDS encoding peptidylprolyl isomerase gives rise to the protein MQIRIFLFMLLLFQSTPAQQLIDGVAAIVGEKAILYSEVDQVTQLFAMQAKLPANSAPEIIQQLRVRALDELLNQQVLLEYARQETIEVENRTVEMQLEQSLNSIEMQYGSLRKAAEAFGVDLYKIKAYYEDQIRNNLLVEQVKMELFSDIKVSRREVEEFYSTWQDSFPDKNPQVDFSILSVPIDLGEDKLRLLGDQLLAIKQDIVAGVTTFEDAALEHSMDPGSAVNGGSLGFVGRGVFVKPFEDAAFALAPGEISGLVETQFGVHLLRLDEKSGDQLKVSHILLMPVANDDDRATTAQKLEALRADIKAEKTSLSEQVAILSTDDYVRSRKGRMGLTDISLLPEDIHDLLLNIPLEKLSMPVFSGDQYHLIVVHHRIPGGKINLNDHWTELENMNLEFKKRQRYENWITDQRERMYIQLK